One Neosynechococcus sphagnicola sy1 genomic region harbors:
- a CDS encoding glutathione S-transferase family protein, with the protein MHLLQFSTSHYCRKARLALGYKQLTYTVENLTPGLHILKLKPLTGLSTVPVLLPQQPGTILGDQSVSGGAAMPQAIADSTRILHFLETHYPQPSLLPISPEQQAEAWLLEDWLDESIGTATRFVYYDFRAGAGKQLDSSLTSQLLIQLILKQYGINAATVVLAAERLQLALVELGHRWQSGPYLVGDQLSVADVAAAALLSPLVRVPLYRDTFPQIFERIAEIHHQCQEPLPPGL; encoded by the coding sequence GTGCATCTTTTGCAATTCAGTACCTCTCACTACTGCCGTAAAGCCCGGCTAGCCCTTGGCTACAAACAGCTGACCTACACGGTAGAGAATTTAACGCCGGGTTTGCATATCCTCAAGCTCAAACCCCTGACGGGGTTAAGCACGGTTCCGGTGTTGTTACCGCAGCAACCTGGGACAATCCTCGGAGATCAATCTGTCTCCGGAGGCGCAGCGATGCCCCAGGCGATCGCGGACTCAACCCGGATTCTGCATTTTCTAGAAACCCATTACCCTCAACCCTCCTTATTGCCGATTTCCCCGGAGCAGCAGGCAGAGGCATGGCTCTTGGAGGATTGGCTGGATGAAAGCATTGGAACAGCGACCCGCTTTGTCTACTACGATTTTCGAGCCGGAGCAGGAAAGCAGCTTGATTCTTCCCTCACCAGTCAACTATTGATTCAGCTCATCCTCAAGCAGTATGGCATTAATGCTGCAACAGTTGTTCTGGCAGCGGAGCGCCTGCAACTAGCCCTTGTCGAGTTGGGGCATCGCTGGCAATCAGGCCCCTACCTGGTGGGAGATCAGCTCAGTGTTGCCGATGTAGCCGCCGCTGCCCTCCTGAGTCCACTGGTGAGAGTGCCATTGTACCGAGACACCTTCCCTCAGATCTTTGAGCGGATTGCGGAGATTCATCACCAATGTCAGGAGCCACTACCTCCCGGTCTATGA